ACGTGCTAAAGTACAAGTTGAATAcgttaatgacaattgacgtatCCCAAATACATGTAATATCCTTGTAATAAAGCAATTAATAATGCCGAATAGCTGCAGAGACAGAGCGGAGGAAAAATGGTTATGTCACTGACCTGCCTGTTGTgacttctgattttttttttttatcgaggCTGCTCAAAAAAAGGGGCTCTACTATCTGAGGTGAAACCCCAATAGATGGTTTTCAGGTATTCTATCACTTGGCGTTTAATGTTTTTAACCTAATATTTGAGGGCATTTCTAGCTGGGGCCTCTACATAAGACAAGTCTGGTCATTTTGTTCAATATTTCCTTCATATCCCATATTCTCTCAGTTAAGAATCCAGAATGTGTGACATTTCTCCTCTACATGAAATTTCCATCTGTGTTGTGGGTCATGTATTGTTGGATAGTTTGAGGTGGATATAGAGGAGctatcaaatttatttttaaacttattATGAATAGAATGAATGGACCTTCTTTGTACTGCTTGTGAACTGAACCTTGCTAGGGAAAAGGTCTAGAAAATACTAGGAAAGTCTTCAGGACTTCTTAACCCGTCGGCTCTGCTTCTGCTTGTTACTCTTGATACATTTACTGAAAGTTCTTACTTTCGCTCATAACTTATTCCCGTGCAAAGCAATCCATCAAGTAAACCCTTTGCCAGACAGGTCACAGATTCCACCAGGTATGTTAATTGTTGCATCACTTTATTTCCATATGAAGAACGCAGGGAGTAATGAAGGTGGGGTTGAGATTTGGAAATGCTCAATGCTTGGTATAGAGAAAAGCAATAAATGTGATCTGCCAAGTAATAGCTGCACACCTGCCTCCTTCCTGTCATTTTGCTCCTTGTTCTAAGAGAACGTCGTGTAAGGGATCATTGAGAGCTTCCAGAACGTAGGTGATCCAAAGCAATGTCCTTTAGCAGGCAGCCGGGCAGTCGACGCATTGCTGGGACATTTTTCCAGGTGACCAGACGCATGTATCCTGCTCATGGTTTGTGTATTTTGGCTTTGGCTGTGCTGTTTGTATTTGAGCTGCTGTGATATTGCCAGGTTGCTGTGCTGGATTTAACCCGTTTTATATGTTCTGTTGTCCTGATGTAGAGTGTGGAAAGTATgtaacacacatttactcaAAAGTGCATTCTGTATACAATGCATATAGCAAATGCCAAACTCGTCGAACCATATTGACCGTGACTTATGAACACCCCGTTCTTTTTGGTGTTATCTGttctaattatatattatatagcagCTGGACTTTATACAGAACCAGAAATCTTTTTGCCTGTTTTACAGATAAAATACCCAGGGTTGTGTAATCGGGACTTTTCTCTGCTTGTCCGACTTTACGATTACTTGTGTTCAGCAAGTCGTGGTTGCCTGTTAAATGTTTTCTACAGACAAGGACACTTCTATAGTTCTAATAAAAGTAGTTTACTTTATCAGAAAGTGTGAACAGGTTGCTATCGCTTGAGTGAGACTCCTTTTCACGTGCATTTCTGAAtatctgtttgttttatattcggTAAACAggtctgtttgtttgtttttggggtttttaaaatttattttgtgtatttttttttcttgttttattgatATGCCATAAGTGAATCAATGGTGGTTTATGTCTTATCTTTCAGTGTTGGCTCATTTTTCATAATATAAGATCGTTTTAAGCCGCAGTACatgcccccctccccacaaaacatgattttttatttttataacctgGCGCCACCTACTGGCTGATAAATACCgtaactgttttgtttttttgtaaattacattttcattgagGATTTTCGCAAAACGAAGAACCGCAAGCAACATGGGGGAAAAGAAAAGATACAAATatcaggaaaaataaaacatttgacaACCATTTCCCAGTGAAGCATTTACATAAGGCGCCCCTGCcgaaaactttttttgtttttatgtccaCAGTCActatttgtatattttcttaaaGTTACATAGTTAAATGTTGCCTTTTTACATAGAAAACCAATGCCgtaataatattacataaaatgtaccTACATAGATTAAATGTGAGCTCTGCCACTCCACTTCAAGCACCACTAGCATATTACAAATCATAGACTTGCATGTATGTTAACCGTgtgcctttatttttttctgctgttccaaataATGTTACATGTTGAAGCAAAATAGTAATGAGTGTCTACTTTACAGATATTGTAATGACAACAAGGAAAACAATTCAGAAGATCTATTATTTAATGTTGCTAGTGATGACCAGCTTTAGGTTTCAGTTCTCTAGGTTAGATTTTCCCAGTTCTGTCTTTGTAAAGGTATAATTCTACTGATCATCAGCTCTCCTATGGACTAAATGTAGGATCCGTGTCAAGAGAAAtggaacatttaaatgtttaaacttGGGCAATAGCCTCTCCACTAGCATTACCAATAAGACAGACATGTTAAAGCCAGCTGTCAACGAGAAGTTCTGTATGTCCTagatatgagtgtatgtgtcacAATAATAAACCAGAGTGAAAATACGGACTGTGTTGACACTTTGTGGCACCCGTGTATAGTTAGCCACGGCTTaagccattttgttttgtttacaaagaATATTGAAGGATGTTTGCCTTCTATGTCACACCTCTAGGGCTTGTAgtttaatatgttttctctAGGATTAATATCCCTATCACATTTTCTAGGCAGTAGAAACGGAGCTCCCATTGTCAGTTGGCATAGCAACAGCCAATCACCTTATGCTATCTGAATCATTGATTTTCTTGTTGATGGTTTTCCTAGCCtcaatgtgattggctgctgcttaaTGCTGTTGAACGTGTGCAAGGCATGTACACAGCAATGGTTCCTGGTTTTAGTAGAGGCAgacaggaaaggagaaaaacaaatgaaacgGAAATCTTATTCTTAAACTCCAATAGAGAATTCATATCCCGGTTTGCATCCAATAAACTTCAGTGGCATCTATACAAAATTAATACAATTTATGGGTACTAGATTATTAAAAGACACAGAGTTGTAGAATGTCAGCTGTGGAGAGAGATTTCTTTGGAACTaaacttgtttgttttgttttactttaggATGCGTTCTGGAAAGAGTATACCAAAAGCCACCAGGGAGACGTCAACTCTGACAGCAACTGGTATCCATTTTATTTGGCCTTCCCATTgatcatagttttttttgtcatcCTCGTCATTCTTTTTCTGGTGTGGAGGTGCGTTTCTAAAAAGAAGGCAAGTAGGCAGACGGCTTATGCACCCAGAGGAGTTCGGGAAAATGTCGCTGAGGCGGGGATCGATCCCTATGGAGCAAGAAGCCATCATTCACAATATCATGGCTCTGCCATGTGTTCTCTGGAGGATGCTGTCGACCGGGGAGGGCATCCTTCGGGTTTTGTGGATTATGATGTACATTCTGATACTCTGTCTGCTGGCTTATCAAACTCTGATCCTCCCCCTTCCTATGAGGAAGCAACAGGAGAGAGGTGTGTAACAATAAGCGGACCTCCCCAAAATCCCTCTGAGCCACCTCCACATTATGAAGATATAGTTTCCTCTGCTGTCACAATACCTCAAGTCTCCACTGTCAAGtaactttgatttttttttttttttttattattgcttatTGAAGCATTTTAAACCACAATGTTTTTGCCTTTTGGACATTTTACTTtaactttctaaaaaaaaaaaatagaagagaaTAATCATTTGCACATGGACTCTAACAAGGTTTTCCATGCCTCTTTAAACCTGCGGTTTCTTTGGAAGGAGTTATGTCAGTGTTTCTTGTTTTGCCTAGATTCTGTGAATTTCAGTTATGCTATCACCTTCATCCTCAGATCTAGGGTACACAGTTCcattatttaaatcattttatttacccGATTTATTGCAATAACAGTGTCCTCTGCGGGCTTGCCTAAGACTATAACCACTATTAACCTGAGTGCATTTATTTTCCCATGAAGGAAGTACAAAGTTTACCTTTTTTAAAGAACTCTAATTTTGGTGCTTAAATCTTTATAATGTCTGGAGATgttaaaatatcaataaaaatgaattatacGCATAGAAAGCAATATATTCTATCTCTGTTGAATTAAAAGCTTATGCATTTTATTACTACCCTTTCACGGTTTTCTAGTTTCTCCCCCAAGACGCATCTGATTACATTACACAGAACTGGAGAAATATAGAGTCCCCTCTTTATTTAAATGCTTACTTACTTAAATGCCCCATTGGTATAACTCCTGGAAGCGTTAAACATCTTGGCACCTTACATGACTGACGGTACGCCCTTCAAATCCGCATCGTTAGGCATCTGACAGGTCTAGAGTAGCCATGTATGCCGtgattgttttcattttgaaatgGATCTGCTTTATGTAGGACCACAAAGCTCAGTAAAATGAACCTCTTCCTTCTTAGTCTTGAGAAACAGAAATCATTACTTCCTTTACCGTGAACTCTTGGATCATTGATGTCTAGGCTTCCCCTGCAGGCTGGAAGACTGGACACAACAAAGCAGGAAAGGGTCTTTGCTTGCAATTAGGGCTGCAGCTAacctattattttcataattgattagttggccaattattttttcgattaatcggataaaaaaaataaatgtaaatttttcattcatttaaaataattaaataaacaggatgttaaaaacagcagaataaaaaagctttgataaaaatgcatttcttgtttttatttcccaacctgcccccccccccagttatgcacatttgagcccaggcttcccacactgcctcccagacatgccactgtgccccctgatatgccctaGACCCCCAGTtctgtcactccatcctccccagatatgccttatacccctcagatatcccatagtgctctcatagattcacagacccgttcacagcacatTGACacaatacaggattaatcttcactgcccccaggatttagattccccttagtttgcccccccttacctctaactgcaacttaagttaactttattaaattaaccataactgcccctaaatggaccctaaagaccccatcaaccataactgccgctaaattaaccctaaacacatcaaccatgactgtccctaaattaacccccacctcccctaactttcagcagcccaaaaatttattttatactcAGAGCAGTGAGGCTATAAGAAAATGGGTGGGGccaatcagtgtgactgcatGGAGGGACTGGGAGAAAAAGGGGCGTGGTCAATAGTCGGAGTGAccgcagggagggactgtaagtagtaactgctgtgggtcacactgaatgaaacggattataatacgaggggtatttttcagagcgtttgcgctgaaaaaaaccctcattatATAACCGATTataaatcgattcaactaatcgataataaaaatcattgCTAGCGTATTTCATTATCGATTGTGATCCATAATACCCAATTATCTGATGTATTGTGTCTACAAGAGCCAAGGAAGTAACATAGACGACCCCTATCAGCATAGGCCTGGCTTCAAAACTTAAAAAGGTTTAAGATTCGGGGCACCATCAAACGCAAGAGCAGTTGTCTTTTGCCATGGCAGATAACTattcagcccatctaatcaGTCCTTAGTCaagtcttaaattcaggataacTATATGCCTGTcctatacatgtttaaattccttcactgtattagcctctaccgcttctgataggaggctcttccatttatctaccaccctcttgctaaaataaaatgtgcatttttctcaaattcCCTcttacgctaacacacacacagaggttCCAACACCGTATGCTAAAAAAACACTCACTGTTACACCATACAAGTACACACAGGTGCACATTCatacgtacatacatatacactcctCCGTTGTGTAAATGGACTGGTTGGAAAGATGAGGGATCTCACTTGTAACCTGCTCATTGAGCAGCAGCACATCAGGGGACCTGATCACCCAATTGTGTGCCGGGTGAAATTCATAGGTCACAATACATTGCTTTCTGCAAGTGTTTCCTTTTCATTGCAAACTTGTTTCTGTCTGGATAACGGAGGTGGCTGCCTGTGcctttttcttgctgtttcagACATTTGCTTCAGCCCTAGTTTGATTTGGGTACGAGGGGTCTTCCCTTGTTTTGCTATCTCTCATTTTCCAGATCAGTTTGGATAGACCAACAGTCCCTGAGGTTGCGTATCCCCAAAAAAGGTTACCCCCAAGAGAATTGCAGAAAGACTCTTCTGGGATGCCAAGTATACGCCGTGGTTCTCTCGTCTCCAGGactaaaatgcatgttttagaTGCACTCAGAACTTGAAGGCCAATTTTGGTCATAAATGtgcatcttttattttcttcttcttcattgcGCTGACTGAAACTGCTGTGTCATCAACATCCAGGATCTCAACATCATCTGCAAGCATTTGtataacacacatttttaaagttaCTAGGGCTCCTAACATCCACAGAACTTATCTATTAAGCATTTAGGATATCTGGGGCTCACGGGAGGAGAGGATATTCATCTTTGTCTGGGCTGTGGGCGGCTTCCCTAGAACGGTGACTTCAGCAAGCCTGAGCCGGAAAGGCTTTGAATCTTTCCCACTGGGCAAAAGTATTCACAGACGCCAGTCTTTCAGCCCTACAACCCTAAAAACAACTCCTGATTATTTCATATTACTTTACACCCAGAGTTTGTTGAATTTTTCATGCAGGCTCATATATTTCCCATGTGTTATTGTGAGGCTGAAAGTAGTGGTTTTCTTCACAGACAATTTACAATAACTATTTACTTTCACCTTTAGTATAGAAGAAGCACATGCGTTCTGAATACAAAGCtttcacttctttttttttttttttttttttttttcttttctggatAACGCTAAAATGTCTGAAACATGTGCAATATAGCTGGCTAATTGAAACACAAAATCATTTAATCCAGCTTTTTAAAGTAGTTTGCGTTCATGATCTGCTATGAGTAGTCACTGCCGCCTGTACTTTTTATTAAACTCTGTCACCCAGGCAACCAATGCTTGAGGTTTAGAAGGAATGATCACAGGAATGCCAGATTTTATGTGTAACAGGTAAAATACAATTCACAACGGCTGATTTTTATATGGGCTTCTCTGTCAAATCTCCCAGCAGTTTCAAAAGTCCAGAGTGGTTTTATGGCAAGTTAGGGCCCCAGAGCAAAATGATTAAAGATGCCTATCTTCAACAGAGATGATACGTTTACCTATATGCATATTAAGAAATTCACattaatacacacataataacacacactcacattaatacacacatactaacacacactcacattaagacacacataataacacacactcacattaatacacacatactaccacacacacattaatacacacatactaccacacacaattacattaaTAGACCCACCCTAACACATACTTCGATCTACatactcacattaacacatgtACACTCATTCCATCCAATGTCACTCTCACACACCATCCTCTTGCACACATCACAGACCCTAGACTTCACATTCTTATTTTGCCTGCATTCTTCTTCTTTCAAACGAGTGTTTTGGTTTATTCATAACCCCTAATCAAGCCAGAGACCCTAAAGCAACAATGTCTGTCTGTAGCCGTGAAATGTTGGGAAGTGTAATGACACATTGACAATTAATGAGCAATGATTTCTGGTAGGGGCCaaagggaaatatatatttttatagccaTGGTAGATGTATCTGTGatgatttcatgtttttaaaggacaatctttttttctttattcttgaTGGGTTAGGGAagcataagaaaagaaaaatacccaTAGACTACAGGCATTCCTCCCCagtatagtctatgggcattcctccccattaaagtgtATGGGATTCCTCCTCATTAAAGTGTACAGGCATTCCTCCCCAATATAGTCTACTCTCCCCATTATATTCTACAGGCATTCCTCCCCagtatagtctatgggcatttctACCCATTATACCCTGTGGGCATTCCTCCTTATTATAGTCTAAAGGCATtttccccattatagtctactCTCACCCTTATAGTCTTTGGGCATTCCTCCGCGTTATAGCCTCTGGGCATTACTCTCCATTATAGTCTACTCTACCCATTATAGTCTACAGGCATTCCTCTTCATTATACCCTGTGGGCATTCCTCCttattatagtctatgggcattgctccccattatagtctatggtcATTACTCCCcgttatagtctatgggcattcctcctcATTATACCCTGTGGGCATTCCTCCttattatagtctatgggcattgctccccattatagtctatggtcATTACTCCCcgttatagtctatgggcattcctcctcATTATACCCTGTGGGCATtgctccccattatagtctattatcattcctttagcatgcCCCTGTGCATAAATAACATGACATCTGCGCTGACAAGATTCATTGCTGGGGGGGTTGAGGGGGGGGTTTCCATGGACCAGATCTAAGGGATCAGTAAACAGGGAGCATGAAAGCAGATACCTGGGACGCGCAGATCACGTTTAAACCGGTCATCGACACCGGTCCTGCGCTACCCACCTCCCGCTTCTTATTCATTGCGCTCCTCCCTTCTCCAGCCCCCACAATCTCCTCTGCTGTCAGCGAGCTTACCCAGCTTCACAAACTGCCCCCTCGCCTACTGCAcgttctttgcccccccccccccagctcctaAGACTTCTTGCCCCGTTTTGTTCTGCCGCCCGGCGGATCCTCTTTGACGCTTGCCCCCTTCCTTGTCTTTGTAGCCCACCATCACCCAGCCAGCTGCTCCAGCTGTTCTCTCCGCAGGAGCCATGGAGAGCCAGCGCTGCTTCACAAACCGCTTCACTGATTACAAAGGCAGCTTGCCGGCCGGCCAGGGCAGCGAGGCcggggtgccgctcatcagcaGGACCTTGGAGAGCATCCTTCAGCAGCTGCCTGCCCGGGGCGGTGAGGAAGGTGGGCTGTACGGAGGGCAGGCGGGTGTCGCCTACACCCTGTACCACGTCTCCCAGTGCCCGCTCTTCGGCGCCAAGAGGGACAGCTACCTGCGGAAAGCGAGGAGCCTCATTGAGCCCTGCGTGGAGCACTATGACCGGGAGCAGGACAGGGAGACCCTGGCGTCCTTCTTGCTGGGAGGGGCTGGGGTGTATGCGGTGGCCGCCTTAATCTATAAGGCGATGGGGCTGGCGGACTTCACCCAGGCTCTGGAGAAGTTCAAGGAGCTCTGGGGGATCTGCGTCCCTCTGGGGTTCTTGGAGTGCGGCTCGGACGAGCTGTTCGTGGGCAGGAGCGGATACCTGTGCGCAGCCCTGGTGCTCAAGCAGAAGCTGGGGACCGAGGTAAGAGAGCGGCGCTTTAAATACAGGCTGTGCCCCGGTGGAGCGGGAGACATGTCCGGGTCACACGAGTGCCAAGTGCGGCATTCACGAGCAACAGGTATATGTCCTGTACGAGAAACTCGAGCTCCGCACCACTTCTCTCCCCAACTATAACGCTCCGGACTGTATCGCCTGCTGGATGCACGCACTGGGCTTTATTCACCTTCAGAGCAGTGGTTTTAACTCTCTCCGATCATTATTCAGTATGCAGGGCCAACAcaggcaggtttctccagcaacaAGGACAGATCTGGCCCTGTGTAGTGTATAATTCAATCGGTGAGGAGACTGACAAGAGACAATCTCTTCATGCAGCAGAAGCTAACTGGAGTTGGACTTTCAAAAACTCCTTTTAACTCTCCCTCTAGTGAGATGGTGAAGAGTACTAGTGACTTAGAGCAAAGGGGGACAGCTGGTGGGTGTGGTTGTGGAGGGGTATGGGTGTCTGGGAATGTGTGTGGTTGTGTAGGGGTATTTTGTGGGTGTGGGGGGTTGGTTGTGTGGCAATATGTGTGGTTGCatgtgagggggtggggggggtaggagtgtgtgtgagggggtgTCCATCCATGAAAATAAACCTGTTCCCTGTGGGATCATCCGTAACATTGCCAAGCTTCTCTGGCATTTATCACCTGCCATTTTGCAGCTTGTTCATAATTATACAGTTTTGGGGATGTCACACACGTAGTACTTATTTTTGACTTGAAGATCGCGGTATGGGGTGGTTTAATCatatattaaacagacacaaGTGATTTGGGGAAGCCCATGTTTTAAGTAGGGTTCATTACTAAGGCGCAGGTCTGCAGGGGAGTTGTGTTTTCAACGCTATCTCTTCAATATCAGTTATGAATGGCCAATCCGAGAGAGCTTCTCCTGTAAGAAGGGCTTGTTTAGTCCTGTAAAAAGTTTGGGTAAATCAGGTTTCTTAAAGCTCTCCTCACATGTGAAACAATGCATCATACAGGTCTTCTGGCAGTATTGACTTCTAAGGATGATGATACCCTTTCATGTGTAATGATGTCTGGGAGGTGAACGTGGAAAACTTTAACTTTGGTGAATTAAGCCCACGTAGACATCAATAATGGAATAGCACACCATTGCTTTTAATAACAAGTCTCCGTTGTAGGTTAAGGAACGACACTTGACCACTTTGGAGTAATATTTGGAGAAACACTACTGTCTTGTAATGGAGTCTCCAATATTCCATTGTCTATGTACCCATGATATAAAGAGTAGCCTTACACAGGCATCCCAGTGTCCCAGGGAACTCCATATATACTTATATCCTTATagcctaaaaaatataaatcataccTACCTTAGGTAGCTCCTCGTCTCCTCCGTAGTCCAATGTTTGGTGCCACTGACTGGCTACTTGAAGCAGCTCCtgcagaaatgtattttcatgGCAGATCAATTACTCTTATTGGCTCAAGTTTAtgttcatttaaaatgttatcattAATTGATGTCATCAGCCAAAGATTGTGTGTCACAGCTCGCTACATTCTTTTTCTCATCATGACTGGTGATGCCATACATGAGAACCTAAGCATGTGCAcaactctctctcccctccctccctctgcctgtctctctccctctccctccatgATCTTTTTTCAATCAAAAGGAAGGGGTACATTTCTTTTATAGGCCATAAATAATGCtgtcaataaaaatgaaaacccaGCATGATGTTTAGTATCATATTATATTGGCCATTTTGccccaaaatgttttactaggaaaaaatattacataaattattatcgatttggttttattttttatttgccttcTTTTGTCTTTAGTCTCTTCCGTAtagatttaatgttttacattatAATTTTAACTAAAATGCCATAATTTTCACCAGCGCATATGCAAAACTGATTAGCAGATCCACAGCAgatgtaaaacattttactatGTAATTTCCCAATCTATCcagaaattaaaagaaatgacTCATGGAAAGATAGTCGGTGTAGTCTTTCAGAAGGACAAGTGCACAACCTTGAGACAGAAGAGGCATTTAATAGGATGAAGATCGTGCTTGCGAGTCCAAGCATTTGTAGGTGATCTTCATTCACAATGTAAAGGGGCCCTGTAAGTGGCCTTATTTAATGCATTGCTTCTGATTTAAATAACCATGTTATCTTCTATATCGTGAACAGCCCTGATAAACCTGGCCTCCTGCATACATCTATATTATTAACGCATGTAGATTGATAACCGGATATCTTTCTATAATTCATTGTATTGATATTTCATCTCAGTCTGACCTATCACCCATGCTCTTAAGTAATTGTAATTTTCTGTGCATGCAAAAAAGAATCCGAAGGacataaaataaagattatatacagtatatgttatcGGCCCTACGTCCAGCTTCTACAGCGCCTTTCCTTGTTGGTTTTACCTTTTGGTCTATTAACTTCATATCAGCAAAGAATGAACatagtatatgtaatatatttgggcATATGTGAAAAATCCAATTacttcataatgcattgtttcaggattattttattttttggggggtgggtaTGTAGAGAGGGATATAtcctcattttatttaatttatatgtaaCCTAAGACTCTGTAGAATGGATTCTACTGTGTGTAATGGCAGTAGACACTATgtgtatatgcaaatatatctGTCAATATATATGGGCATCAGCAGTGGAGGGCTAATGTGGCTGAAGCCCTGTTTGTTGGACAGCACTGAATGGGGTCTCTTGAAGTATGCTTCCACCTCAAGTCTGTGTGGCTGCCTGCTCCTTCCTACTTCATGTCCCTTCCGAGTGCTCCCACCTGTCCTGCATCCTGTTTTAGTATtagtttgtgtgtcagtgtgtgtgccagcatatggtgttagtgtgtgtgttggcttgaatgtgtgtgtgttagtgtatggtgttcgCATGAGTGTCAGTGCACTTTCGTTCagacattcatatttttttcttcttctctgtttTTCCTTAGGTGTTAACAGCAGCACAGATCAAGTCCATCTGTCAAgccatcctggaatctgggaaACAATAcgcaaggaaaaaaagaaaacccttcCCACTGATGTACTCTTATTATGGCACAGAATATCTGGGTGAGAAGCAAAGCTTGTTTTTTCCTGTTATTtctgatttatttgtttttatgaagAAATAgatcgtttaaaaaaaaaaaaaaaacatatgcaagGGGTACAATTTAAAGAGTAACCAATCTCATCTGTATATTGCATCTGTCAATTtgcttttaaatacatagactaAAAAATTGATAGGCCTTTTGTGTAGTGGCACAAAGCGCTTTGTAGCGTGGCAGAAGCTGCATTTTGCCATATGTGTCCAACCGGATTTCTTGAACCGGAGCATACCAAATGCCTCAGGCACTCAACTGTCACTGCCAGATCTGCCCCTCTACAGCTATCTAAAGCACCTTAGACTGACAGAAGACAGCGTATCCCAGTAATTAAGCTCTGGCTAGGATTACCAAGCAGTCCTCTTACTACGCCCCTAAGGAATACAGATAAGACTAGTATCCAGAAGGGGAAACAGTAAATGACACTTTATTGGGATGAAGCACAATGTTATATACACAAGCAGCAGCAATTAAAATGGACTAATGAGAAGGAG
This sequence is a window from Spea bombifrons isolate aSpeBom1 chromosome 2, aSpeBom1.2.pri, whole genome shotgun sequence. Protein-coding genes within it:
- the PRRG1 gene encoding transmembrane gamma-carboxyglutamic acid protein 1 isoform X2, with the translated sequence MSFSRQPGSRRIAGTFFQDAFWKEYTKSHQGDVNSDSNWYPFYLAFPLIIVFFVILVILFLVWRCVSKKKASRQTAYAPRGVRENVAEAGIDPYGARSHHSQYHGSAMCSLEDAVDRGGHPSGFVDYDVHSDTLSAGLSNSDPPPSYEEATGERCVTISGPPQNPSEPPPHYEDIVSSAVTIPQVSTVK
- the PRRG1 gene encoding transmembrane gamma-carboxyglutamic acid protein 1 isoform X1, with the protein product MENMSGVFLTENDANSILKRYPRANGFLEEIKQGNIERECREELCSYEEAREAFENDEKTDAFWKEYTKSHQGDVNSDSNWYPFYLAFPLIIVFFVILVILFLVWRCVSKKKASRQTAYAPRGVRENVAEAGIDPYGARSHHSQYHGSAMCSLEDAVDRGGHPSGFVDYDVHSDTLSAGLSNSDPPPSYEEATGERCVTISGPPQNPSEPPPHYEDIVSSAVTIPQVSTVK
- the LANCL3 gene encoding lanC-like protein 3, encoding MESQRCFTNRFTDYKGSLPAGQGSEAGVPLISRTLESILQQLPARGGEEGGLYGGQAGVAYTLYHVSQCPLFGAKRDSYLRKARSLIEPCVEHYDREQDRETLASFLLGGAGVYAVAALIYKAMGLADFTQALEKFKELWGICVPLGFLECGSDELFVGRSGYLCAALVLKQKLGTEVLTAAQIKSICQAILESGKQYARKKRKPFPLMYSYYGTEYLGAAHGLSSILQVLLSYQEYLSAADRDIVWQSVDFLVNQEQNCNWPPELGEVIERENELVHWCHGAPGIAYLFAKAYLLSKKPCYLDTCIRCGELTWQKGLLKKGPGICHGVAGSAYVFLLLYRITGNSKYIYRAQRFAEFLSSDEFRAGSCSVENIYSLFEGHSGTVCFLVDLLQPNQAEFPLFSVFA